A window of the Archocentrus centrarchus isolate MPI-CPG fArcCen1 chromosome 17, fArcCen1, whole genome shotgun sequence genome harbors these coding sequences:
- the adcyap1b gene encoding adenylate cyclase activating polypeptide 1b isoform X1, whose amino-acid sequence MASSSKATLILLIYGIFMHYSVFCTPIGLSYPKIRLENDAFDEDGNSLSDMGFDSDQIAIRSPPSLNDDAYTLYYPQEKRPERHAEEELDRALREILGQLTARHYLHSLMTIRAGDDNSMEEESEPLSKRHSDGIFTDSYSRYRKQMAVQKYLAAVLGRRYRQRVRNKGRRLAYL is encoded by the exons ATGGCCAGTTCGAGTAAAGCGACTTTAATCTTGCTCATCTACGGGATCTTTATGCACTACAGCGTCTTCTGCACACCTATCGGACTAAGTTACCCTAAGATTAG ACTTGAAAACGATGCCTTCGATGAGGATGGGAATTCGTTATCCGACATGGGTTTTGATAGCGATCAGATTGCTATACGAAGCCCACCATCTTTAAACGACGACGCGTACACTCTATACTACCCACAAGAGAAGAG ACCAGAAAGGCATGCTGAGGAAGAATTAGATAGAGCCTTGAGGGAGATCCTGGGTCAGTTAACAGCGAGACATTATCTGCATTCTCTGATGACAATTCGTGCAGG tgacgaCAACAGCATGGAGGAAGAGTCAGAGCCCTTATCCAAAAGACATTCAGATGGCATCTTCACTGACAGCTACAGTCGCTATAGAAAGCAGATGGCCGTGCAGAAATACCTGGCAGCGGTTCTGGGTAGAAGGTACAGACAGAGAGTTAGGAACAAAGGACGCCGGCTTGCCTATTTGTAG
- the adcyap1b gene encoding adenylate cyclase activating polypeptide 1b isoform X2, with product MASSSKATLILLIYGIFMHYSVFCTPIGLSYPKIRLENDAFDEDGNSLSDMGFDSDQIAIRSPPSLNDDAYTLYYPQEKSDDNSMEEESEPLSKRHSDGIFTDSYSRYRKQMAVQKYLAAVLGRRYRQRVRNKGRRLAYL from the exons ATGGCCAGTTCGAGTAAAGCGACTTTAATCTTGCTCATCTACGGGATCTTTATGCACTACAGCGTCTTCTGCACACCTATCGGACTAAGTTACCCTAAGATTAG ACTTGAAAACGATGCCTTCGATGAGGATGGGAATTCGTTATCCGACATGGGTTTTGATAGCGATCAGATTGCTATACGAAGCCCACCATCTTTAAACGACGACGCGTACACTCTATACTACCCACAAGAGAAGAG tgacgaCAACAGCATGGAGGAAGAGTCAGAGCCCTTATCCAAAAGACATTCAGATGGCATCTTCACTGACAGCTACAGTCGCTATAGAAAGCAGATGGCCGTGCAGAAATACCTGGCAGCGGTTCTGGGTAGAAGGTACAGACAGAGAGTTAGGAACAAAGGACGCCGGCTTGCCTATTTGTAG